A genomic window from Rhodococcus sp. KBS0724 includes:
- the fabG gene encoding 3-oxoacyl-ACP reductase FabG — MGLLDGKVTVVTGGAQGIGFEIARTFIKEGATVVIGDINETVGVAAAAELGGDSVARFVSCDVRDSGQVEAMLDLAESAFGPVDVMVNNAGMTRDATMRNMTEQDFDDVIAVHLKGAWNGTRAAAARMRERETGSIVNISSISGKVGMLGQTNYSAAKAGIVGLTKAAAKEVAFKNVRVNAVQPGLIRTAMTEAMPERVWNSKLAEIPMGRAAEPSEVASVVVFLASDMSSYMTGTVLEITGGRHI, encoded by the coding sequence GCCCGAACCTTCATCAAAGAGGGTGCCACCGTGGTGATCGGTGATATCAACGAGACCGTCGGGGTGGCTGCCGCGGCCGAACTCGGTGGCGACTCCGTGGCGCGGTTCGTCTCGTGCGACGTGCGTGATTCCGGTCAGGTGGAGGCAATGCTCGATCTCGCTGAAAGTGCTTTCGGCCCAGTCGATGTCATGGTCAACAATGCCGGTATGACTCGGGATGCGACGATGCGGAACATGACCGAGCAGGACTTCGACGACGTGATCGCCGTCCACCTCAAGGGTGCCTGGAACGGAACTCGCGCCGCCGCAGCTCGCATGCGTGAGCGTGAGACGGGGTCGATCGTGAACATCTCGTCGATCTCCGGAAAGGTCGGCATGTTGGGGCAGACCAACTACTCGGCTGCCAAGGCCGGAATCGTCGGTCTCACGAAGGCTGCGGCCAAAGAGGTTGCGTTCAAGAATGTTCGGGTCAATGCCGTCCAGCCCGGACTGATTCGTACCGCCATGACCGAGGCTATGCCGGAACGTGTCTGGAACAGCAAGTTGGCGGAGATCCCGATGGGTCGTGCGGCGGAACCGTCCGAGGTTGCGTCTGTGGTGGTGTTCCTCGCGAGTGACATGTCCAGCTACATGACCGGTACCGTCCTGGAGATCACGGGCGGGCGCCATATCTGA